In Kaistella faecalis, a genomic segment contains:
- a CDS encoding aldehyde dehydrogenase family protein, whose product MILSKKIDSAHQSFLQWRDIPFSTKQKHLIKLANLLEKNAEKFGKNITREMNKPVSQSIAEVEKCALMARFYANAENILKPEKIKTEYKLSEIHYSPMGVILGVMPWNFPFWQVLRFAVPAILAGNTVVLKHASICFGSGKMIEKLFLEAGFPKGIFQNLEIGHAEVKTVLENPLIKGVSLTGSEKAGAEVASIAGKNIKKSLLELGGSDAFIVLDDANLKKAAESGAKARLQNCGQACNAAKRFIIQKNIEKEFLPLFITEYQKYIPGNPLKKETNLSGMARPDLADELEKQYKKALKNGAEIILPLKRISDQAFEPGLIRVKKGNPILLEELFGPLGMVMIAKNDEDALKLANDIPFGLANSVWTKTKKRQEFFIQNLESGTVSINKETSSDPRLPFGGAKSSGYGTELSMIALKEFVTAKTIVGN is encoded by the coding sequence ATGATTTTATCTAAAAAAATAGATTCCGCTCATCAATCTTTTCTCCAGTGGCGGGATATTCCTTTTTCTACAAAACAGAAGCATCTTATAAAACTGGCTAACCTTCTGGAAAAGAATGCTGAAAAATTTGGCAAGAACATCACCAGAGAGATGAACAAACCGGTTTCTCAATCCATCGCGGAAGTTGAAAAATGTGCACTGATGGCGAGATTCTACGCCAACGCAGAAAACATACTGAAACCCGAAAAGATAAAAACAGAATACAAACTCTCCGAGATCCATTATTCTCCAATGGGAGTGATTCTGGGAGTAATGCCCTGGAATTTTCCGTTCTGGCAGGTTCTGAGGTTTGCTGTTCCCGCCATTCTTGCTGGAAATACAGTAGTTCTGAAGCACGCTTCAATCTGTTTCGGGAGCGGAAAAATGATCGAGAAACTTTTTCTGGAAGCCGGATTCCCCAAAGGGATATTTCAAAATTTAGAGATCGGTCATGCCGAAGTTAAAACGGTTCTGGAAAATCCCCTTATAAAAGGAGTCAGTTTAACCGGAAGCGAGAAAGCCGGCGCTGAAGTTGCGTCGATCGCAGGAAAAAACATTAAAAAATCGCTCCTTGAACTGGGAGGAAGTGATGCCTTTATTGTTCTGGATGATGCCAATCTGAAGAAAGCTGCAGAAAGCGGTGCCAAGGCGAGACTCCAAAACTGCGGACAGGCCTGCAATGCCGCAAAACGTTTTATCATTCAGAAAAATATTGAAAAAGAATTTTTACCCCTATTTATTACGGAGTACCAAAAATACATCCCCGGAAATCCTTTGAAAAAAGAGACTAATCTAAGTGGAATGGCCAGACCGGATCTTGCTGATGAACTTGAAAAGCAATATAAAAAAGCCCTGAAAAACGGAGCGGAAATTATTTTACCGTTGAAGCGCATTTCTGATCAGGCTTTCGAGCCTGGCTTAATCCGTGTAAAAAAAGGAAATCCTATCCTGCTGGAAGAACTTTTCGGTCCCTTGGGTATGGTGATGATTGCCAAGAATGATGAAGATGCCCTGAAACTGGCGAACGATATTCCTTTCGGTCTTGCCAATTCGGTTTGGACTAAGACTAAAAAAAGGCAGGAATTCTTTATTCAGAATCTGGAATCGGGAACGGTAAGCATTAATAAAGAAACAAGCTCAGATCCAAGACTTCCGTTCGGAGGTGCAAAATCTTCAGGTTACGGAACCGAGCTCTCGATGATCGCGCTTAAAGAATTCGTCACAGCAAAAACAATTGTAGGAAACTAA
- a CDS encoding catalase yields the protein MKINEQEPFENGANPKVEQLGKYKVDDHGEFMTTNQGIKINDDQNSLKAGDRGPSLLEDFIFREKMTHFDHERIPERIVHARGSGAHGEFQLYKPLGKYTKAKFLNDTTVKTPVFVRFSTVQGSRGSTDLPRDIRGFAVKFYTQEGNYDLVGNNTPVFFIQDAMKFPDLVHAVKPEPDNEIPQAASAHDTFWDFISLMPEAMHNIMWLMSDRAIPRTLRAMEGFGIHTFRFINDEGQSHFVKFHWKPLQGVLGLAWDEAQRLAGKDTDFHRRDLWDAIEKGMYPEWELGVQIIPQEDEHKFPFDLLDPTKMIPEEMVPVEIIGKMTLNRNPDNFFAETEQVAFHPGHVVPGIDFTNDPLLQGRLFSYTDTQLSRLGGPNFHEIPINRAIPDVTNNQRDGIHRMQIPKGKVSYHPNSMAQGCPFQAMIKEGGFASFEERIDSSKIRKRSKSFFDHFSQPTLFYNSMTLHEKRHIQNAFSFELGKVQRVPIRQRMVNMLLEVDEDLANQVAHHLGLVPERLPQPITDSIPADGNPDEHHSLKVELPISEAPSVSMANKLPTNIKARRIAILTADGVNDEAFTRVKKELCEMDALVQIIAPRHGFVTTQSGDQYPVDDSLLTAASVIFDAVYIPGGDSVNTLMEHAGALHFIAEAYKHCKPFGTDDNGSELLEKAVRGLTLPADGIVTDGDLKLFAGSIILHRFWDREMNPLPA from the coding sequence ATGAAAATTAACGAACAGGAGCCGTTTGAAAATGGCGCAAACCCAAAAGTAGAACAGCTCGGAAAATATAAAGTTGATGACCACGGCGAATTTATGACGACCAATCAGGGAATCAAAATCAATGATGATCAAAACTCCCTGAAAGCAGGCGACCGAGGACCATCTCTTCTGGAAGATTTTATTTTCCGGGAAAAAATGACCCATTTTGACCATGAAAGAATTCCGGAAAGGATCGTTCATGCGAGAGGGTCCGGGGCACACGGCGAATTTCAGCTGTACAAACCTTTAGGTAAATATACGAAAGCAAAATTCTTGAATGATACCACGGTTAAAACACCGGTATTTGTTCGGTTTTCTACCGTACAAGGCAGTCGGGGATCTACTGATTTACCCCGCGACATCCGTGGTTTCGCCGTAAAATTTTATACTCAGGAAGGCAATTATGATTTGGTCGGGAATAACACCCCTGTATTTTTCATTCAGGATGCCATGAAATTTCCGGATCTCGTTCATGCGGTAAAGCCTGAACCGGATAACGAAATTCCGCAGGCAGCTTCCGCACACGACACATTCTGGGATTTCATTTCTTTAATGCCCGAAGCCATGCACAATATCATGTGGCTTATGAGTGATAGGGCGATTCCAAGAACGCTTCGTGCGATGGAAGGTTTTGGAATTCATACCTTTAGATTTATTAATGATGAGGGCCAGTCGCATTTCGTCAAATTCCACTGGAAACCGCTGCAGGGCGTTTTAGGTCTTGCATGGGACGAAGCTCAGAGACTTGCCGGAAAAGATACCGATTTCCACCGCCGCGACCTTTGGGATGCTATTGAAAAGGGAATGTATCCGGAATGGGAACTCGGCGTGCAGATCATTCCTCAGGAAGATGAGCATAAATTCCCTTTCGACTTGCTGGATCCTACCAAAATGATTCCGGAGGAAATGGTTCCTGTGGAAATTATCGGGAAGATGACTTTAAACCGAAATCCCGACAATTTCTTCGCAGAAACCGAGCAGGTGGCTTTCCATCCGGGGCATGTTGTTCCCGGCATCGATTTCACCAATGACCCGCTTTTACAGGGAAGATTATTCTCTTATACCGACACCCAACTTTCAAGGCTTGGCGGACCGAACTTCCATGAAATTCCAATCAACAGAGCGATCCCGGATGTAACCAATAACCAGCGCGACGGTATTCACCGCATGCAGATTCCGAAAGGAAAAGTTTCTTATCACCCGAATTCCATGGCTCAGGGATGTCCGTTTCAGGCGATGATTAAGGAAGGCGGATTCGCATCCTTTGAAGAACGCATCGATTCCTCCAAAATCAGAAAAAGAAGCAAAAGTTTCTTCGACCATTTCAGCCAGCCTACCCTGTTTTATAACAGCATGACATTGCACGAAAAGCGCCACATCCAGAATGCATTCTCTTTTGAACTTGGAAAAGTTCAGCGGGTGCCGATCAGACAGAGAATGGTGAACATGCTGCTTGAAGTGGATGAAGATCTTGCAAACCAGGTAGCTCATCATTTGGGACTTGTTCCTGAAAGGTTGCCTCAGCCGATTACCGACAGTATTCCTGCCGACGGAAATCCGGATGAACATCACTCTTTAAAAGTAGAACTTCCGATCAGCGAAGCACCATCCGTAAGCATGGCGAATAAACTGCCGACCAATATTAAAGCGCGGAGAATTGCAATCCTTACTGCTGATGGAGTGAACGATGAGGCCTTCACCAGAGTTAAAAAAGAACTGTGCGAGATGGATGCCTTAGTACAGATTATTGCTCCGAGACATGGTTTTGTTACCACGCAGTCAGGCGATCAATATCCTGTGGATGACAGCTTGCTTACGGCTGCTTCGGTAATATTTGACGCGGTTTATATTCCGGGCGGCGACAGTGTAAATACCCTGATGGAACATGCGGGCGCGCTTCACTTCATCGCGGAAGCCTACAAGCACTGTAAACCTTTCGGTACTGACGATAACGGCTCGGAACTTTTAGAAAAAGCAGTCCGCGGCCTCACTCTTCCCGCAGACGGAATCGTAACTGACGGAGATCTTAAGCTCTTTGCCGGCTCTATTATCCTGCACCGGTTCTGGGATCGCGAAATGAATCCTTTGCCTGCATAA
- a CDS encoding exopolyphosphatase yields MRIAAIDIGSNAARLLINEVTEPKKGKPEFMKLNLLRIPLRLGMDVFTHGKIGAEREEMVISSMKVFSDLMKIYKVEHYRACATSAMRDAKNGVEIINAVKETSGISIEIISGDEEATLIYENHVAEGLDKDSAYLYIDVGGGSTELTFYENGEMKYEHSFNIGTIRLLNNLVKEEHWKEMKEEIRKNINSKKPVVAIGSGGNINKIFSMSKTKDGKPMSTAYLKKYYKEMNGLTVTERMSKFGLREDRADVLVPALEIFNNVMNWGDIDKIFVPKISVADGLIHRIYDNLKKN; encoded by the coding sequence ATGAGAATCGCAGCAATCGATATCGGGAGTAATGCAGCCCGGCTTCTGATTAACGAAGTCACCGAGCCTAAAAAAGGCAAGCCGGAGTTTATGAAACTTAATCTGTTAAGAATTCCGCTGCGTTTGGGGATGGATGTTTTTACTCACGGGAAGATCGGTGCTGAGAGGGAGGAAATGGTAATCAGTTCGATGAAGGTTTTCAGCGATCTCATGAAAATCTATAAAGTGGAACATTACCGTGCTTGCGCCACCAGTGCGATGCGCGACGCTAAAAACGGTGTGGAAATCATTAATGCTGTAAAGGAAACTTCCGGAATCAGTATTGAAATCATTTCAGGCGACGAGGAAGCCACACTTATTTACGAAAATCACGTGGCGGAAGGTCTTGATAAAGATTCAGCCTATCTTTATATTGATGTAGGTGGCGGATCCACAGAATTGACTTTCTACGAAAACGGAGAAATGAAATATGAACATTCCTTCAATATCGGTACAATACGACTGCTGAATAATCTGGTGAAAGAAGAGCACTGGAAAGAAATGAAAGAAGAAATCCGTAAAAACATCAACAGTAAAAAACCTGTAGTAGCGATAGGTTCCGGCGGAAACATCAATAAAATATTTTCGATGAGCAAGACAAAAGACGGAAAACCGATGTCTACAGCCTACCTGAAAAAGTATTATAAAGAAATGAATGGCCTTACCGTAACGGAAAGAATGAGCAAATTCGGACTCAGGGAAGACCGCGCCGATGTTCTGGTTCCTGCCTTGGAAATTTTCAATAATGTAATGAACTGGGGAGATATCGACAAAATATTCGTTCCGAAAATTTCGGTGGCCGACGGTTTAATCCATCGGATTTACGATAATCTGAAAAAGAATTAA
- the cdd gene encoding cytidine deaminase, protein MEKELKISFEAIRNYDSLDDTEKKLFDEAKKIRENAYAPYSHFHVGCAVLLENGEIITGSNQENAAYPSGLCAERTTIFWTAANFPNVKMKKLFVIGAPKDALSSTPIPPCGSCRQSILEYEAKQQEGIEIYFASLDGEIFKTKSIRDLLPFSFDSSYL, encoded by the coding sequence ATGGAAAAAGAATTAAAAATCAGTTTTGAAGCGATCAGGAATTACGACAGTCTTGATGATACCGAGAAGAAACTCTTTGACGAAGCAAAAAAGATCAGAGAGAATGCATACGCTCCATATTCTCATTTTCATGTCGGATGTGCGGTTTTGTTAGAAAACGGCGAAATCATTACAGGAAGTAACCAGGAGAATGCGGCATATCCCTCCGGGCTGTGCGCCGAGCGAACCACTATTTTCTGGACAGCTGCTAATTTCCCCAACGTGAAGATGAAGAAACTGTTTGTGATTGGTGCGCCAAAAGATGCCTTGTCATCAACACCAATTCCGCCGTGTGGATCGTGCCGGCAGTCGATCCTGGAATACGAAGCCAAACAGCAGGAAGGAATTGAGATTTATTTTGCATCACTGGACGGTGAAATCTTCAAAACCAAATCAATCCGCGACCTGCTTCCGTTTTCCTTTGATTCATCTTATCTTTAG
- the truA gene encoding tRNA pseudouridine(38-40) synthase TruA: protein MRYFIEFSYCGKNYFGYQIQPREISVQQELEKALSTLLRQEIKTTGAGRTDTGVHATKMFAHFDTDIKPDQNLVYKLNSFLPDDIAVKKIFEVKDDFHARFNATYRTYEYYISSEKNPFAQDSSWQMWRRKLDIDQMNEACKILFEYEDFTSFAKLHTDNKTNNCRIYKAIWEQNGAELKFTISADRFLRNMVRAIVGTMVEIGNGKIKPEDLRKIIEKKDRNSAGTSAPPQGLFLVDVGYNF, encoded by the coding sequence ATGCGATATTTCATTGAATTTTCTTACTGCGGAAAAAACTATTTTGGTTATCAGATACAGCCCAGGGAAATTTCTGTTCAGCAGGAACTTGAAAAAGCACTTTCAACTTTGCTCAGGCAGGAAATTAAAACTACCGGAGCCGGAAGGACCGACACCGGAGTGCATGCAACAAAAATGTTCGCGCATTTCGATACTGATATAAAACCAGATCAGAATTTAGTTTACAAGCTCAACAGTTTTCTTCCGGATGACATCGCAGTGAAGAAAATTTTTGAAGTGAAAGATGATTTTCATGCCAGATTCAATGCCACGTACCGCACTTATGAATATTATATTTCATCAGAAAAAAATCCCTTTGCTCAGGATTCTTCCTGGCAGATGTGGCGACGTAAACTCGATATCGATCAAATGAATGAAGCCTGCAAAATTCTTTTTGAATATGAAGATTTTACCAGTTTCGCCAAACTTCACACCGATAATAAAACCAATAACTGCCGAATTTACAAAGCAATTTGGGAACAGAACGGAGCTGAACTGAAATTCACCATTTCTGCAGACCGTTTTTTAAGAAATATGGTAAGAGCAATCGTTGGAACGATGGTAGAAATTGGGAACGGCAAAATTAAACCGGAAGATTTACGAAAAATCATCGAGAAAAAAGACCGGAATTCGGCAGGAACTTCCGCACCACCGCAAGGTTTGTTTTTGGTGGATGTGGGTTATAATTTTTAA
- a CDS encoding metallophosphoesterase family protein, with product MKKILLLSDSHSYIDDRILDYAKQADEIWHCGDFGNMEVIEKLEKIKPLRGVYGNIDGTEIRKIFPEVLRFKCEEVEVLMIHIGGYPGKYTPLAKKEIEEQTPKLFISGHSHILKAMFDKKNNLLHLNPGAMGKVGWHQMRTMMRFEINKDQIENLEVIELGKK from the coding sequence ATGAAAAAGATTCTGCTCCTCTCCGACTCTCATTCCTATATCGATGACCGTATTTTAGATTACGCTAAACAGGCAGATGAAATATGGCACTGCGGAGATTTCGGAAACATGGAAGTAATTGAAAAATTGGAGAAGATAAAACCTCTGCGCGGCGTTTATGGAAACATAGACGGGACAGAAATCCGAAAAATTTTTCCTGAAGTTTTACGATTTAAATGTGAAGAGGTAGAAGTTTTGATGATTCACATCGGCGGTTATCCCGGAAAATACACTCCGCTGGCGAAAAAAGAAATTGAGGAACAGACTCCGAAACTCTTTATTTCAGGACATTCACACATTCTGAAGGCGATGTTCGATAAGAAAAACAATCTTCTGCACCTGAATCCCGGCGCTATGGGAAAAGTCGGCTGGCACCAAATGCGGACGATGATGCGGTTCGAAATCAACAAAGACCAAATCGAAAATCTGGAAGTGATTGAATTAGGTAAAAAATAA
- a CDS encoding ABC transporter ATP-binding protein has translation MKKQSTWDIIKRLFKIGMKFRSWFIITLIISIVLSVISTYRPYLTMQIVDTDIIKLKDEGSMMKHIYILVALVFGETILNFFLVYFSNFISQNVIRDIRERLYHKLIYFRTSFFDKTAIGQLVTRAVGDVETISTVYTDGFLMVFGDILRIVFVLIMMFQVDVHLSYISLAILPLMVVITRFFQKKLRMAFGDERTWTANQNSFVQERLQGMSLIQVFNRQQAEFKKFDQINITLKAALLRTVFIFSLFFPVVELISSLFIGFILFYGGYITISAGVVIAFIQYISMLIRPLRQIADRFNNIQRGIVGAERVLGVMDEDFALPNEGKVMKDHFDGKIEFKDVYFSYDENQDVLKGISFKVNPGETVAIVGATGAGKSTIISLITRLYDINSGQILLDDVALKDYELYNLRSHIGVVLQDVFLFHGTIFENLAFGDETVTLEKIKSVAKDIEVDDFIESLPGGYDYVVRERGSSISLGQRQLLSFLRAYLSDPKILILDEATSSIDHESEKLIQRATEKITKNRTSIIIAHRLSTIEKADKIIVMEHGKIVEEGKHLELLDKNGYYSTLYRAQLKRDVAESEA, from the coding sequence ATGAAGAAACAAAGCACCTGGGATATAATCAAGAGACTCTTTAAGATTGGGATGAAATTCCGGTCGTGGTTTATCATTACGCTGATAATTTCCATCGTTTTATCGGTAATTTCCACGTACCGGCCGTATCTTACGATGCAGATTGTAGATACAGACATCATCAAACTTAAAGACGAAGGTTCGATGATGAAGCACATCTATATTCTGGTAGCTTTGGTTTTTGGCGAAACGATTCTGAATTTTTTCCTCGTTTATTTTTCAAACTTCATTTCTCAGAATGTCATCCGCGATATCCGCGAAAGGCTTTATCATAAACTCATTTATTTCCGTACCTCATTTTTCGATAAGACCGCGATCGGGCAGCTTGTGACGAGAGCCGTGGGTGATGTAGAAACCATTTCAACAGTTTATACTGATGGTTTTCTGATGGTTTTCGGTGATATTCTCCGAATTGTTTTTGTGCTGATCATGATGTTTCAGGTTGATGTACATTTAAGTTACATTTCACTGGCAATTCTTCCGCTGATGGTTGTGATCACAAGGTTCTTCCAGAAAAAACTAAGAATGGCTTTCGGAGATGAAAGAACCTGGACGGCCAATCAAAACTCATTTGTACAGGAGCGCTTGCAGGGAATGTCTTTGATTCAGGTCTTCAACCGCCAGCAGGCAGAATTTAAGAAATTTGATCAGATTAATATTACGTTAAAGGCTGCATTGCTCAGAACCGTATTTATATTTTCGCTGTTTTTTCCGGTTGTGGAATTGATTTCGTCGCTATTCATAGGATTTATCCTTTTCTATGGCGGATATATCACGATTTCTGCAGGAGTGGTTATTGCCTTTATTCAGTATATCTCAATGTTGATCCGTCCGCTGAGACAAATTGCCGACCGTTTCAATAATATACAGCGGGGCATCGTAGGCGCTGAAAGGGTTCTGGGTGTAATGGATGAAGATTTTGCGCTGCCCAACGAAGGCAAAGTAATGAAAGATCATTTTGACGGAAAGATTGAATTTAAGGACGTGTATTTTTCCTACGATGAAAATCAGGACGTATTAAAAGGGATCAGTTTCAAAGTGAATCCTGGTGAAACCGTCGCGATTGTTGGAGCCACCGGAGCGGGAAAATCTACCATCATCAGTTTAATTACGAGGCTTTATGATATTAATTCAGGGCAGATTCTTCTGGATGACGTTGCCTTAAAAGATTATGAACTCTATAATTTAAGAAGCCATATCGGCGTGGTGCTGCAGGACGTATTCCTTTTCCACGGTACCATTTTCGAAAATTTGGCTTTTGGAGACGAAACCGTGACTTTAGAAAAAATTAAAAGCGTAGCAAAAGATATTGAGGTTGATGATTTCATCGAAAGTCTTCCCGGCGGGTACGATTATGTAGTGCGTGAAAGAGGTTCTTCGATTTCCCTCGGACAACGTCAGCTGCTTTCATTTTTACGTGCCTACCTTTCTGACCCGAAAATTCTGATACTGGATGAAGCAACTTCTTCCATCGACCACGAAAGTGAAAAGCTTATCCAGAGAGCAACGGAGAAAATTACAAAAAACAGGACTTCAATCATTATTGCGCACAGGCTTTCGACCATTGAAAAAGCCGATAAAATTATTGTCATGGAACACGGCAAAATTGTTGAAGAGGGCAAACACCTTGAACTTCTTGATAAAAACGGATATTATTCCACCCTTTACCGGGCGCAGCTGAAACGCGATGTTGCAGAAAGTGAAGCATAA
- the hutH gene encoding histidine ammonia-lyase, protein MKIYGIDHLTITDVITVLNNPSKAKLNKEAKQKILKSQQNVQQIVESDRTVYGINTGFGPLCDVKISEEETAQLQHNLIISHAVGVGKPIAKDLSKVMMIAKIHALSKGFSGVSLEVIERLILMLEKDIIPVVPEQGSVGASGDLAPLAHLVLPLLGLGKVWENDTPVATSEVLEKHSLEPLILGPKEGLGLINGTQFILAHAILGLYKFDYILNLADLTAALSLEAYRGSSSPFKKELHEIRPFEGSKKVAARMLKFLENSENLKEHEFCDRVQDPYSMRCVPQVHGASRNAFEHLKILAETELNSVTDNPIVLSSEESISGGNFHGQLLALPLDYCTLAAAELGNISDRRSYLLLEGKFGLPRFLTESSGLNSGFMIPQYTSAALVTENKTLCFPASADSIPTSLGQEDHVSMGSISGRKFNQVLGNLENILAVELMFGAQGLEFRRPAKCSKYVEKAYALIRTKVAKLEDDRLIGEDILSISDLIRERKFEVN, encoded by the coding sequence ATGAAAATTTACGGCATAGACCACCTTACCATTACCGATGTAATAACAGTCCTGAATAACCCATCAAAAGCAAAACTTAATAAGGAAGCGAAACAGAAGATTCTTAAATCCCAGCAAAATGTACAGCAGATTGTAGAATCCGACCGCACCGTTTACGGAATTAATACTGGTTTCGGCCCGCTATGCGATGTTAAAATTTCTGAGGAGGAAACAGCACAGCTCCAGCACAACCTCATTATTTCGCACGCTGTGGGTGTAGGAAAACCCATTGCCAAAGATTTATCGAAAGTAATGATGATTGCTAAAATTCATGCTTTGTCAAAAGGGTTTTCGGGCGTATCTCTAGAAGTTATTGAAAGGCTTATCCTCATGTTGGAAAAAGATATTATTCCTGTCGTTCCGGAACAGGGTTCCGTTGGCGCTTCAGGCGATCTCGCCCCTTTGGCCCATTTGGTTCTGCCGCTTTTAGGTCTCGGAAAAGTATGGGAAAACGATACTCCGGTAGCAACTTCTGAGGTGCTGGAGAAACATAGCTTAGAACCGCTAATCTTGGGACCGAAAGAAGGCTTAGGATTAATTAACGGAACGCAGTTCATTCTGGCTCACGCAATTCTGGGACTTTATAAATTTGACTATATTTTAAATCTTGCCGATTTAACTGCTGCACTATCTCTGGAGGCGTACCGCGGCTCCTCAAGCCCGTTTAAGAAAGAATTACATGAAATCCGACCGTTCGAAGGAAGTAAAAAAGTAGCAGCAAGAATGCTGAAGTTTCTGGAGAATTCGGAAAATCTTAAGGAACACGAATTCTGTGACCGTGTTCAGGATCCGTATTCGATGCGTTGCGTTCCTCAGGTACATGGTGCAAGCAGAAATGCCTTTGAACATTTAAAGATCCTTGCAGAAACAGAATTGAATTCGGTTACAGACAATCCGATTGTTTTAAGTTCAGAAGAGTCTATATCAGGCGGTAATTTCCACGGCCAGCTACTAGCCTTACCATTAGATTACTGTACCTTGGCGGCGGCTGAACTGGGGAATATTTCGGACCGGAGAAGTTATCTTTTACTGGAAGGGAAATTTGGCTTACCAAGGTTTTTGACGGAGAGTTCAGGTTTAAACTCCGGCTTTATGATTCCGCAATATACTTCTGCAGCATTAGTTACCGAAAACAAAACTTTATGTTTCCCAGCTTCAGCGGATTCAATTCCTACGAGTTTAGGGCAGGAAGATCATGTCTCAATGGGAAGTATATCAGGCCGCAAATTTAACCAGGTTTTAGGAAATTTAGAAAATATCTTAGCGGTTGAACTCATGTTCGGCGCTCAGGGATTAGAATTTCGAAGACCTGCAAAATGTTCCAAATATGTAGAAAAGGCTTATGCTCTCATCCGCACAAAAGTAGCGAAATTAGAAGATGACAGGTTAATAGGTGAAGATATTCTATCAATTTCGGACCTAATCAGAGAAAGAAAATTTGAGGTGAATTAG
- a CDS encoding VanZ family protein — protein MPIYWAFLTFMLLRPGVENLEYAFMFDGIDKILHLTIFAMLGFCFTAAFPKVKFILFFQIMLSYSILTEILQDEMGWGRSMEVLDLVADTVGVLAGYYIFTKVKSLTL, from the coding sequence TTGCCCATTTATTGGGCATTTCTTACTTTTATGCTCCTCAGGCCTGGTGTGGAAAATTTAGAATATGCCTTTATGTTTGATGGGATTGATAAGATTCTGCATCTTACGATTTTCGCGATGTTGGGATTTTGTTTTACTGCAGCCTTCCCAAAAGTGAAATTTATTTTGTTCTTTCAGATTATGCTGAGCTACTCTATACTCACTGAAATTCTTCAGGATGAAATGGGCTGGGGCAGGTCTATGGAAGTTTTGGATTTGGTAGCAGATACAGTAGGGGTGCTTGCGGGATATTATATCTTTACCAAAGTAAAAAGCCTCACCCTTTAG
- a CDS encoding ferritin-like domain-containing protein, with the protein MEKKKTTPPKKQANGGAMQLRDLFTDGLKDIYYAENALVKALPEMYENASDPKLKTAIKDHLAQTKQQVVRLEEAFASMGMKAEAKKCPAIEGILEEGRETVSGAAEGPVRDAAIIGSSQKVEHYEIASYGTLCAYAKVLNEKEALDLLLRTLGEEKKSDCVLTTIADTNLNSQAAAGKHKSKDINAV; encoded by the coding sequence ATGGAAAAGAAAAAAACAACTCCTCCGAAGAAACAGGCTAATGGCGGTGCCATGCAGCTGCGTGACCTTTTCACTGACGGTTTGAAGGACATTTATTATGCGGAAAATGCATTAGTAAAAGCACTTCCCGAAATGTATGAAAATGCATCAGATCCAAAACTCAAAACGGCTATTAAAGATCATTTGGCGCAGACTAAACAACAGGTAGTTCGGCTGGAAGAAGCATTCGCCTCCATGGGAATGAAAGCCGAAGCCAAAAAATGTCCTGCGATTGAGGGAATACTGGAAGAAGGAAGGGAAACCGTTTCGGGTGCAGCCGAAGGTCCGGTTCGCGATGCTGCCATTATCGGAAGTTCTCAAAAAGTAGAGCATTACGAAATCGCCAGCTACGGAACGCTTTGCGCCTATGCAAAAGTGCTTAATGAAAAAGAAGCACTTGATCTGCTGCTTCGTACTTTAGGCGAAGAAAAAAAATCAGACTGCGTACTTACCACCATCGCAGATACCAACCTGAATTCTCAGGCCGCGGCGGGTAAACATAAATCCAAAGATATAAACGCTGTATAA
- the gcvH gene encoding glycine cleavage system protein GcvH, with product MNTPSELKYTKDHEWVRIDGDTATIGITDFAQGELGDIVFVDVDSVDDELSAGDVFGSVEAVKTVSDLFLPVSGTVTEFNTELEDQPELLNTDPYGKGWIIKLTIAEGADMSELITAEQYQESLG from the coding sequence ATGAATACACCTTCTGAATTAAAGTACACAAAAGACCACGAATGGGTTAGAATTGATGGGGACACCGCAACAATTGGGATTACAGATTTCGCACAGGGCGAGTTGGGTGATATTGTTTTTGTAGATGTAGATTCTGTGGATGATGAACTTTCTGCAGGAGATGTTTTCGGCAGTGTAGAAGCTGTGAAAACTGTTTCAGACCTTTTCTTGCCGGTAAGTGGTACGGTAACAGAGTTCAACACAGAGCTTGAAGACCAGCCCGAACTTCTTAACACAGATCCATATGGCAAAGGCTGGATCATTAAATTGACGATTGCAGAGGGAGCAGATATGTCTGAACTGATTACTGCAGAGCAATACCAGGAGTCTCTTGGATAA